One Pleuronectes platessa chromosome 9, fPlePla1.1, whole genome shotgun sequence genomic region harbors:
- the caiap gene encoding CARD- and ANK-domain containing inflammasome adapter protein: MLNMLKGFDAQVASNHINPYAVDVIRAKRKDLVYGISHTEDLLDLLVTEGLITEAKRSIVLTIRTRKEQNSRVLDILEARGERACRKFVHPCLMLAEPDLYQQIRAYVGSVSEHIRDTRRQLIGYLLEKEKEGMAGKVTMTNKKKNRGLLASEKSKRFSPEMEDSSTVPLEKLEDKAAPDKPENLVHMIAADGELVRLEELLKDTDMNSVNSSNETLLHVAAKHGHLSITELLIREGARLDLQDNHGHTALHSAASRGHNKIVRALLKAGAPIYSLDLHDKTPLHLAAEKEHGDVVTVLVKEEESRQTESHTQDMFLHMAAIQDNWRLAELLLQRGAAVEARNNQGKTPLFCAVARSNEKTVTVLLNAGAEVDDNVINEAIEHNQESVIHLLLSNNRGALSEEVLVSALFSAVTQDQHGTVTALIDSGADVNMCDTQGYTPLLLAAELGHCEVFRVLLAKQAKINAALCDGSSALHLAVQSGSVPIVQTLLEKGMDPNITGPHDQHPLHLAALSDRSDLVALLIKAGSQVNAVSHDGLTALHLAGQQGHADTVIQLLQNKADPEVRDKLGRTALHWAASSPAECRVVDLMLSATANTSTTDNEKKTSLHLAAMEGRLNAVVSLLHHKANGGAKDMDGSTPLHYAAAGGQTSVVSALLQSLGNKGIEERNAWRRTPLHAAAEKGHDSVAVLLLEAGAKINATDQSKDTPLHCAVRGGHQEVVKRLVNWGQAAHSRGWKKVNLQAQNKVRKTPLQVAESGDTPEHESIATLLKRKMFLIK, translated from the exons ATGTTAAACATGCTCAAGGGTTTTGATGCTCAAGTAGCATCGAACCATATCAACCCTTATGCTGTGGATGTGATCCGGGCAAAGAGAAAGGATCTGGTTTATGGGATCTCACATACCGAGGATCTACTGGATCTACTCGTCACAGAGGGGCTCATAACAGAGGCTAAGAGATCCATCGTTCTGACCATCAGGACTCGGAAGGAACAGAACTCCAGGGTCCTGGACATCCTGGAGGCCAGAGGTGAGAGGGCATGTAGGAAGTTTGTCCATCCCTGTCTCATGCTGGCAGAGCCCGACCTTTATCAGCAAATCAGGGCCTACGTGGGGAGCGTGAGCGAACATAttagagacacaaggagacagCTGATTGGATATTTGctggagaaggaaaaggagggaaTGGCAGGTAAAGTCACTATGACtaataagaagaagaatcgTGGTTTACTTGCCTCGGAGAAATCTAAAAGATTTAGCCCTGAGATGGAAGACAGCAGTACTGTGCCCCTTGAAAAACTAGAGGATAAAGCAGCACCAGATAAACCAGAAAACCTTGTTCACATGATCGCTGCAGACGGTGAGCTGGTACGCCTGGAAGAGCTGTTAAAGGACACTGATATGAACTCTGTTAATTCTTCCAATGAGACTCTATTACATGTAGCTGCGAAACACGGGCACCTTTCCATCACTGAGCTCTTGATCCGTGAAGGAGCCAGATTGGACCTGCAGGATAATCATGGTCACACAGCTCTTCACAGCGCAGCCAGCAGGGGTCACAACAAGATAGTCAGGGCCCTGCTAAAAGCCGGGGCCCCCATCTACTCTTTGGATCTCCATGATAAAACCCCCCTTCACTTGGCAGCAGAGAAAGAGCATGGGGATGTTGTGACGGTgctggtgaaggaggaggagtccaGACAGACCGAGAGCCACACGCAGGACATGTTTCTCCACATGGCGGCCATTCAAGACAACTGGAGGCTggcggagctgctgctgcagcgcgGGGCCGCAGTCGAGGCCAGAAACAACCAGGGGAAAACACCTCTGTTTTGTGCAGTTGCCAGGAGCAATGAGAAAACGGTGACTGTGCTTCTGAATGCAGGAGCTGAAGTTGACGACAATGTTATAAATGAAGCCATTGAACACAATCAGGAATCAGTTATAcacctgctgctct CTAATAACAGAGGAGCTCTGAGTGAAGAAGTGCTGGTCTCGGCTCTCTTCTCCGCTGTTACACAGGACCAGCATGGAACAGTGACTGCTCTGATTGACAGCGGAGCAGATGTAAACATGTGTGACACACAGGGATACACTCCTCTCCTGCTGGCTGCTGAGCTGGGACACTGTGAAGTCTTCAG agtgCTACTAGCAAAACAGGCCAAAATCAATGCTGCTTTATGCGACGGCTCGTCAGCCTTGCACCTGGCTGTTCAAAGTGGCAGTGTGCCCATAGTTCAGACATTGCTGGAAAAGGGAATGGACCCCAACATTACTGGACCCCACGACCAACACCCTCTGCACCTGGCAGCTCTGTCTGATCGATCAGACTTGGTGGCTCTCTTGATCAAAGCTGGATCACAG GTAAATGCAGTATCCCATGACGGACTGACTGCTCTTCATTTAGCCGGTCAGCAGGGCCATGCAGACACAGTGATCCAGCTTCTTCAGAATAAGGCAGATCCAGAAGTGAGAGATAAGCTGGGCAGGACCGCCCTGCACTGGGCAGCCTCTTCCCCAGCAGAGTGCAGGGTGGTGGACTTGATGTTGTCAGCCACAGCCAACACAAGCACCACTGACAACGAGAAGAAAACGTCCCTCCACCTGGCTGCTATGGAGGGAAGGTTGAACGCTGTCGTTTCACTGTTGCACCACAAGGCAAATGGAGGAGCTAAAGACATGGATGGCTCCACGCCTCTGCACTACGCAGCGGCTGGTGGTCAAACCAGTGTGGTTTCAGCTCTTCTACAGTCACTGGGCAACAAGGGGATAGAGGAGAGGAATGCATGGAGGAGAACACCGCTTCATGCGGCAGCCGAGAAAGGCCACGACAGTGTggcagtgctgctgctggaggccggAGCAAAGATCAATGCCACAGATCAAAGCAAAGACACTCCTCTGCACTGTGCTGTCCGAGGTGGACACCAGGAGGTGGTGAAGAGGCTTGTAAACTGGGGCCAAGCCGCACACAGCAGGGGATGGAAGAAGGTGAATCTACAGGCTCAAAATAAAGTGAGGAAGACGCCGCTGCAGGTGGCAGAGAGTGGAGACACACCGGAACATGAGAGCATTGCAACTTTACTCAAAAGAAAGATGTTTCTCATCAAGTAG
- the si:dkey-86e18.1 gene encoding uncharacterized protein si:dkey-86e18.1 isoform X2 — protein MARNEEKQQGKLNRLWLQKEREEGRLRDGHERRPKLSTLNSASSVTKWIPSIKKEIEYYLQQSQLSHYPERKIAEFQLCIEALEKEYKRFITKLRALDPSCKHKPWTPRGYCKRRAETRDPPGTARCSTVKNPRPSESHEDSSQWSGAEPDLVSSRTGCHQTSATEMERPLGYSEARRQTPVPTNPRSETSETVCADQDQPLSFDRTRLAVATAAFRGPAVQLSSSPTQSLARVLQSGLPNLSNSLSGQTFSSQNRDTERDVGTTEGLVFGQKGAVQEHMSECEAAERKPEKSEESTGHVLGLDCYSSSDGECDIVDHQT, from the exons ATGGCGAGAAACGAGGAGAAGCAACAAGGGAAACTGAACAGACTGTGGctgcagaaggagagagagg aAGGCCGACTCCGAGATGGTCACGAGCGCAGACCGAAGCTG TCCACTCTCAACTCAGCCTCGTCTGTGACCAAGTGGATCCCCAGCATCAAGAAAGAAATAGAGTATTATCTGCAG CAGTCCCAGCTGTCTCACTACCCGGAGAGGAAGATCGCTGAGTTCCAGCTGTGCATCGAGGCTCTGGAGAAAGAGTACAAGAGATTCATCACCAAACTGCGAGCGCTCGACCCTTCGTGCAAACACAAGCCGTGGACTCCTCGAGGGTACTGcaagaggagagcagagacaaGGGACCCTCCGGGGACAGCTCGGTGCTCCACAG TGAAAAACCCTCGACCCAGTGAGTCACATGAGGACAGCAGTCAGTGGAGTGGGGCTGAACCTGACTTGGTTAGCAGCCGGACAGGATGTCACCAAACCTCAGCCACCGAGATGGAGAGACCTCTCGGATATTCAGAGGCCAGACGTCAAACCCCTGTCCCCACCAACCCGAGgtcagaaacctcagagacagtCTGCGCAGACCAGGACCAGCCGCTCTCCTTCGACCGCACACGGCTGGCAGTGGCCACCGCTGCGTTCAGAGGGCCGGCGGTTCAGCTCAGCTCGTCTCCAACACAGAGTCTAGCAAGGGTTCTGCAGTCAGGCCTGCCAAACCTCAGTAATTCCCTGTCAGGTCaaacattttcatcacagaacagagacacagagagagatgtcGGGACAACAGAGGGTTTGGTTTTCGGACAGAAAGGTGCCGTCCAAGAACATATGTCAGagtgtgaagcagcagagaggaaacctGAGAAATCCGAGGAGAGCACTGGTCACGTCCTGGGATTAGACTGTTACTCTTCCTCTGATGGGGAGTGTGATATCGTAGATCATCAGACATAG
- the si:dkey-86e18.1 gene encoding uncharacterized protein si:dkey-86e18.1 isoform X1, which translates to MARNEEKQQGKLNRLWLQKEREVHFHLQQLVSAKPSPPQSTLNSASSVTKWIPSIKKEIEYYLQQSQLSHYPERKIAEFQLCIEALEKEYKRFITKLRALDPSCKHKPWTPRGYCKRRAETRDPPGTARCSTVKNPRPSESHEDSSQWSGAEPDLVSSRTGCHQTSATEMERPLGYSEARRQTPVPTNPRSETSETVCADQDQPLSFDRTRLAVATAAFRGPAVQLSSSPTQSLARVLQSGLPNLSNSLSGQTFSSQNRDTERDVGTTEGLVFGQKGAVQEHMSECEAAERKPEKSEESTGHVLGLDCYSSSDGECDIVDHQT; encoded by the exons ATGGCGAGAAACGAGGAGAAGCAACAAGGGAAACTGAACAGACTGTGGctgcagaaggagagagagg TTCACtttcacctgcagcagcttgTCTCAGCCAAACCTTCTCCTCCACAGTCCACTCTCAACTCAGCCTCGTCTGTGACCAAGTGGATCCCCAGCATCAAGAAAGAAATAGAGTATTATCTGCAG CAGTCCCAGCTGTCTCACTACCCGGAGAGGAAGATCGCTGAGTTCCAGCTGTGCATCGAGGCTCTGGAGAAAGAGTACAAGAGATTCATCACCAAACTGCGAGCGCTCGACCCTTCGTGCAAACACAAGCCGTGGACTCCTCGAGGGTACTGcaagaggagagcagagacaaGGGACCCTCCGGGGACAGCTCGGTGCTCCACAG TGAAAAACCCTCGACCCAGTGAGTCACATGAGGACAGCAGTCAGTGGAGTGGGGCTGAACCTGACTTGGTTAGCAGCCGGACAGGATGTCACCAAACCTCAGCCACCGAGATGGAGAGACCTCTCGGATATTCAGAGGCCAGACGTCAAACCCCTGTCCCCACCAACCCGAGgtcagaaacctcagagacagtCTGCGCAGACCAGGACCAGCCGCTCTCCTTCGACCGCACACGGCTGGCAGTGGCCACCGCTGCGTTCAGAGGGCCGGCGGTTCAGCTCAGCTCGTCTCCAACACAGAGTCTAGCAAGGGTTCTGCAGTCAGGCCTGCCAAACCTCAGTAATTCCCTGTCAGGTCaaacattttcatcacagaacagagacacagagagagatgtcGGGACAACAGAGGGTTTGGTTTTCGGACAGAAAGGTGCCGTCCAAGAACATATGTCAGagtgtgaagcagcagagaggaaacctGAGAAATCCGAGGAGAGCACTGGTCACGTCCTGGGATTAGACTGTTACTCTTCCTCTGATGGGGAGTGTGATATCGTAGATCATCAGACATAG
- the si:dkey-86e18.1 gene encoding uncharacterized protein si:dkey-86e18.1 isoform X3 gives MARNEEKQQGKLNRLWLQKEREVHFHLQQLVSAKPSPPQSTLNSASSVTKWIPSIKKEIEYYLQQSQLSHYPERKIAEFQLCIEALEKEYKRFITKLRALDPSCKHKPWTPRGYCKRRAETRDPPGTARCSTGRDSPLIYCKYTVE, from the exons ATGGCGAGAAACGAGGAGAAGCAACAAGGGAAACTGAACAGACTGTGGctgcagaaggagagagagg TTCACtttcacctgcagcagcttgTCTCAGCCAAACCTTCTCCTCCACAGTCCACTCTCAACTCAGCCTCGTCTGTGACCAAGTGGATCCCCAGCATCAAGAAAGAAATAGAGTATTATCTGCAG CAGTCCCAGCTGTCTCACTACCCGGAGAGGAAGATCGCTGAGTTCCAGCTGTGCATCGAGGCTCTGGAGAAAGAGTACAAGAGATTCATCACCAAACTGCGAGCGCTCGACCCTTCGTGCAAACACAAGCCGTGGACTCCTCGAGGGTACTGcaagaggagagcagagacaaGGGACCCTCCGGGGACAGCTCGGTGCTCCACAGGTCGGGACTCACCGCTCATATACTGCAAATATACTGTTGAG TGA
- the faslg gene encoding tumor necrosis factor ligand superfamily member 6 translates to MSCDHRYPFPQVFLVDGGGGPVDPAQPPSLVPCWTSPPVQERARSRGRSGGFMRVSPCLTLVVLLLFLLVFAALGFEAYQIYKMKTELRQMKQGEPVTESNMVQKQIGLYGPELHDKDKDDRPAAHVIGQIQRETFHKTLRWEPKGGRAFLSGGVTYQIEDGSLRVNESGFYHVCSRVELIFKSCSSTASFVHSVFVRRVGHPSPITLMEAHRDGLCPQQLDHPWTSDSFLASALKLQKYDRVFVNVSQPRYLSHEHYANFFGLYKI, encoded by the exons ATGAGCTGCGACCACAGGTATCCTTTCCCACAAGTGTTCCTCGTGGATGGAGGTGGAGGTCCAGTGGATCCTGCCCAGCCTCCGAGTCTTGTGCCCTGCTGGACGTCGCCTCCTGTCCAGGAGAGGGCGAGGAGCCGTGGGAGGAGTGGGGGCTTCATGCGCGTCAGCCCCTGTCTGACTTTGGTCGTCCTGCTGCTGTTCCTGCTGGTGTTTGCAGCCCTGGGCTTTGAGGCCTATCAGATTTATAAAATGAAGACAGAACTGAGACAGATGAAACAG GGTGAACCTGTGACAGAGTCTAATATGGTTCAAAAGCAAATAG GTCTCTATGGACCTGAGCTGCacgacaaagacaaagacgacAGGCCTGCAGCACATGTGATCG GGCAGATCCAGAGAGAGACATTCCATAAGACTTTGCGATGGGAACCGAAGGGGGGTCGGGCCTTCTTGTCCGGAGGAGTGACCTACCAGATTGAGGATGGCAGCCTGCGGGTCAATGAGAGCGGATTCTACCACGTCTGCTCACGGGTGGAGCTGATCTTTAAGAGCTGCTCATCCACTGCCTCGTTCGTTCACTCCGTGTTTGTGAGGAGAGTGGGACACCCGTCACCCATCACCCTGATGGAGGCCCACAGAGACGGCCTCTGCCCTCAGCAGCTGGATCACCCCTGGACCTCTGACAGTTTCCTGGCCTCTGCCCTGAAGCTGCAGAAATACGACAGAGTGTTTGTGAACGTATCGCAACCCAGATATCTCAGCCACGAACATTATGCCAACTTCTTTGGTCTCTACAAGATATGA